A single genomic interval of Legionella israelensis harbors:
- a CDS encoding TVP38/TMEM64 family protein, protein MSNTIKHIKTICFALVLATFIVCAWFFQQYMLDLISAIKSLGLFAPLLFLIIYCLATILILPTMVLTLAGGAIFGPVAGTLLNLLGASWGAACAFLITRYLAYNWFEQRKGERLNQLISGVERRGWQFVAILRLLPLIPFNLVNYGLGLTGIRFRTYLITTFIFLIPAEIIYTYCGHAGIKILRNPEQFYKNTGVVILVVTTLLITTFKYMHRRRMQLKKDIDKD, encoded by the coding sequence ATGAGCAATACAATAAAGCACATAAAAACCATTTGTTTCGCCCTTGTTTTAGCGACTTTCATTGTTTGTGCCTGGTTTTTTCAACAATACATGCTTGATTTAATCTCTGCTATTAAAAGCCTTGGTTTATTCGCACCTTTGCTTTTTTTAATCATCTATTGTCTTGCTACCATATTAATCTTGCCTACTATGGTTTTAACTCTTGCAGGCGGGGCCATTTTTGGGCCTGTTGCAGGAACGCTTCTTAACTTGCTTGGCGCTAGCTGGGGCGCCGCCTGTGCTTTTCTTATCACTCGTTACCTCGCTTATAACTGGTTTGAACAACGAAAAGGCGAGCGGTTAAATCAGCTGATTTCTGGTGTTGAACGACGAGGATGGCAGTTTGTAGCTATTCTGCGTCTTCTCCCCCTTATTCCTTTTAATCTGGTGAATTATGGTCTAGGCCTCACAGGTATCCGTTTCAGAACCTATCTTATAACCACTTTTATTTTTCTTATTCCTGCTGAAATTATATATACCTATTGCGGACATGCCGGCATCAAAATTTTGAGAAATCCTGAGCAATTTTATAAAAATACAGGTGTCGTCATTCTGGTGGTCACCACCTTGTTAATCACCACGTTTAAATATATGCACCGTCGCAGAATGCAATTAAAAAAGGACATCGACAAGGACTAG
- a CDS encoding aminotransferase class IV, producing MSNGIVLDGYPDERRLSIRDRIFLGEGLFETIRVTQARSRHAELHWQRLARSAKCLGMKFDVSLQDWKMLLQQHISQEKLQEGALKVILTGGIASRGLTKQGKHPQLLLQTFQYARQKKPMRLISSDWLRDARNPMYGLKTINYLEAILARRKAMAAQADDVLFYNTVHHVTETSCANVFLIQQNKLFTPPLADGVLPGITRQRVIAACINQNISCTEKSLTQQDIGNAEVVFLTNTLQDIQSVCSIDELVFSVEHPLLEKLENQLNKI from the coding sequence ATGAGTAACGGTATTGTCCTGGACGGTTATCCTGACGAGAGGAGGCTTTCCATCAGAGATCGCATTTTTCTTGGTGAAGGATTATTTGAAACGATTCGCGTGACACAGGCCAGAAGCCGCCATGCGGAACTTCATTGGCAAAGATTGGCTCGTTCAGCAAAATGTCTTGGCATGAAATTTGACGTATCTTTGCAGGATTGGAAAATGCTTCTGCAGCAACACATCAGCCAGGAAAAATTACAGGAAGGGGCTCTCAAGGTTATTCTTACAGGAGGTATAGCTTCTAGAGGTTTAACCAAGCAAGGGAAGCATCCTCAATTGCTCTTGCAGACGTTTCAGTATGCTCGACAGAAAAAGCCCATGCGCTTAATCAGCTCAGATTGGCTTCGTGATGCCAGAAACCCGATGTATGGTTTGAAAACCATTAATTATCTTGAAGCCATTCTTGCTCGTCGAAAGGCCATGGCGGCCCAAGCAGATGATGTTTTGTTTTATAATACAGTCCATCATGTGACTGAAACCAGTTGTGCGAATGTCTTTTTGATTCAGCAAAACAAATTGTTTACACCTCCCCTCGCAGACGGTGTTCTTCCAGGCATTACCCGGCAACGGGTCATCGCCGCCTGTATAAATCAGAATATTAGCTGCACTGAAAAATCATTGACACAGCAGGATATTGGCAATGCTGAGGTTGTATTTCTGACCAATACTCTACAAGACATACAGAGCGTTTGCTCCATTGATGAATTGGTTTTTTCTGTAGAGCATCCTCTATTGGAAAAATTGGAAAACCAATTAAACAAAATATGA
- a CDS encoding PA3496 family putative envelope integrity protein has protein sequence MSDFYDDDELLDIEDEFADADIETTSKESLRTGQDARRRLESLLEEKRLRDELDDFVDY, from the coding sequence ATGAGTGACTTTTATGACGATGATGAGTTGCTGGACATCGAAGATGAATTTGCAGATGCGGATATAGAAACGACATCGAAGGAGTCTTTACGTACTGGTCAGGATGCGCGAAGACGCCTTGAAAGCCTGTTGGAAGAAAAACGTTTAAGAGATGAACTGGATGATTTTGTTGATTATTAG
- a CDS encoding 5-formyltetrahydrofolate cyclo-ligase: MVDRFKQILRKSYKQVRSHLPATYQNAASEKVCARINRIHQYRYAKKIALYHAVQGEIDLERLWRSAPYQGKFCYFPVLNENLTLSFLPATPATAFKPNRFNIPEPDVSRELAIPVNELDIIFMPLVAFDDMGTRLGMGAGYYDRTLAEKKHSLLIGVAYDFQHEGFLSVQSWDIPLTAVVTPKKLYWSQS; the protein is encoded by the coding sequence ATGGTTGATCGCTTTAAACAAATTCTGAGAAAATCATACAAGCAGGTGCGCTCTCATTTACCTGCCACCTATCAAAATGCAGCTTCTGAAAAAGTTTGCGCGCGCATCAACAGAATTCATCAATATCGTTATGCCAAAAAAATTGCGCTTTACCATGCTGTTCAGGGTGAAATTGATCTGGAAAGATTATGGCGGTCAGCACCTTATCAAGGTAAATTCTGTTATTTTCCGGTTTTAAATGAAAATCTAACACTTTCCTTTCTGCCTGCCACACCAGCAACGGCCTTTAAACCTAACCGATTTAATATTCCTGAACCTGATGTCAGTCGCGAATTAGCTATACCTGTCAACGAACTGGATATCATTTTTATGCCGCTGGTGGCTTTCGATGACATGGGGACTCGCCTGGGTATGGGCGCAGGTTATTATGATCGTACATTGGCTGAAAAAAAACATTCTTTACTGATTGGCGTGGCTTATGATTTCCAGCATGAAGGTTTTCTCAGTGTACAGTCCTGGGACATTCCTTTAACTGCTGTAGTAACCCCAAAAAAACTATACTGGAGCCAATCATGA
- a CDS encoding EVE domain-containing protein codes for MTQYWLMKSEPSCFSIDDLYHSPNQTTHWDGVRNYQARNFMKNDMKIGDQIFFYHSNCKPPGIVGIAEVSSEAYPDYTAFDPESDHPDSQSTPDNPRWFMVDIRFKEKFDEIIPLDELKKHEELADMPLVKKGNRLSVMPVSEKAWNFIQRELR; via the coding sequence ATGACCCAATACTGGCTAATGAAATCAGAACCTTCCTGTTTCAGCATTGATGATTTATATCACTCGCCAAACCAAACCACCCATTGGGATGGTGTACGAAACTATCAGGCACGAAATTTCATGAAAAACGATATGAAAATAGGTGATCAAATTTTCTTCTATCATTCCAACTGTAAGCCTCCAGGCATTGTGGGTATCGCTGAAGTCAGCAGCGAAGCCTATCCGGATTATACGGCCTTTGATCCTGAAAGCGATCACCCTGATTCTCAAAGCACTCCCGATAATCCGCGCTGGTTTATGGTCGATATACGCTTTAAGGAAAAATTTGATGAGATCATCCCTTTAGATGAATTAAAAAAACACGAAGAACTTGCCGATATGCCTTTGGTAAAAAAAGGGAATCGCCTCTCGGTTATGCCTGTGAGCGAAAAAGCCTGGAATTTTATTCAACGTGAGCTGCGTTAA
- a CDS encoding P-II family nitrogen regulator, translated as MKMIVAIIKPFKLDDVHEALIEIGIPGITISETRGFGRQKGHTELYRGAEYVVDFLPKIKIELALPDEMVEAAIDAICKSAYTGKIGDGKIFVYELDQVIRVRTGEVGRDAL; from the coding sequence ATGAAAATGATTGTAGCAATTATTAAACCTTTTAAGCTTGACGATGTCCATGAAGCTTTGATAGAAATCGGTATTCCTGGTATCACGATTTCAGAAACCCGTGGTTTTGGTCGGCAGAAAGGGCATACTGAATTGTATCGCGGCGCAGAATACGTGGTGGACTTTCTGCCTAAAATAAAAATTGAGCTTGCTTTGCCCGATGAAATGGTTGAAGCAGCCATTGATGCTATCTGCAAATCTGCCTATACGGGCAAAATTGGAGACGGTAAGATTTTTGTCTATGAACTGGATCAGGTTATAAGGGTGCGTACCGGTGAAGTAGGCAGGGATGCACTGTAA
- a CDS encoding accessory factor UbiK family protein produces the protein MFDPKQFDEIAKKLFAALPESAQNFEKEMQQKFKEILLAAFSRLDLVTREEFDVQSKVLARTREKVDTLQMQIDSLTKQQAQNKTEK, from the coding sequence ATGTTCGATCCCAAACAATTTGATGAAATTGCCAAAAAACTATTTGCAGCCCTCCCGGAAAGCGCACAAAACTTTGAAAAGGAAATGCAGCAGAAATTTAAGGAGATCCTGTTGGCTGCTTTTTCCCGTCTTGACCTGGTCACTCGTGAAGAGTTTGATGTCCAAAGTAAAGTTCTGGCAAGAACTCGTGAAAAAGTGGATACCCTGCAAATGCAGATTGACAGTTTAACCAAGCAACAAGCCCAGAATAAAACGGAAAAATAA
- a CDS encoding YifB family Mg chelatase-like AAA ATPase, giving the protein MNLAIIKTRSAVGIVARSVSVEVHLSNGLPAFTIVGLAETAVKESKDRVRSAIINSQFEFPCRKITVNLAPADLPKSGSGFDLPIAIGILAASGQISQQKLADHEFIGELALNGHLRGVTAIIPIVLAAFKEKQQLIIAHDNEEEASLAGHQNVYTAHHLREVCSYLCRDTTLQTLPPRPEVTRDDQKLDWSEVKGQPHAKHALEIAACGGHSVLLSGAPGSGKTMLAKRFATLLPDLSENEALECAAIHSIRGKLPNFQQWRIPPFRSPHHTASPVALVGGGNPPKPGEISLAHCGVLFLDELPEFNRHVLETLREPLESGHICISRAAIQMEFPAHFQLIAAMNPCPCGQWGNPQADCLCSPDRISRYLGKLSAPLLDRIDMQIHVYPLSKEELIKPNEQKENQSAVLREKVASIRKTQWLRQDCLNAHLSAKACEQLCSLGSPEQQFLSKAMDKLKLSARSYHRLLKVARTIADMKQQNSVSVSHLQQALSFKQALQAPK; this is encoded by the coding sequence ATGAACCTCGCCATCATTAAAACGCGCAGTGCTGTGGGCATTGTCGCACGATCAGTCTCTGTAGAAGTTCACCTCTCCAATGGTCTTCCTGCTTTCACCATTGTAGGACTGGCTGAAACGGCTGTGAAGGAAAGCAAGGATCGCGTGCGCAGTGCCATTATCAATAGCCAGTTTGAATTTCCCTGTCGTAAAATCACGGTCAATCTGGCTCCAGCGGATTTACCCAAGTCCGGTAGTGGTTTTGATTTACCCATTGCTATCGGCATTCTTGCAGCTTCCGGACAAATTTCCCAACAAAAATTAGCCGACCATGAGTTCATTGGCGAATTGGCGCTCAATGGCCACCTGAGAGGCGTCACAGCCATCATTCCTATTGTTCTTGCTGCCTTTAAAGAGAAACAACAACTCATCATCGCCCATGATAATGAGGAAGAAGCTTCTCTTGCAGGACATCAAAACGTCTACACAGCACATCATCTAAGAGAAGTCTGCAGTTATCTATGCCGGGATACAACCTTACAAACCCTGCCACCCAGACCTGAAGTTACTCGCGATGATCAAAAACTCGACTGGTCAGAGGTTAAAGGTCAGCCTCACGCGAAACATGCCCTGGAAATAGCAGCCTGTGGAGGCCACAGCGTTTTATTAAGCGGCGCGCCAGGCAGCGGTAAAACCATGCTGGCAAAACGATTTGCCACACTTCTGCCTGATCTTTCGGAAAATGAAGCGCTGGAATGTGCGGCTATTCACTCTATTCGCGGCAAGTTGCCTAATTTTCAGCAATGGCGAATACCGCCTTTTCGCTCACCGCATCACACGGCCTCACCTGTTGCTCTTGTCGGAGGTGGTAATCCACCTAAACCCGGCGAAATTTCTCTCGCTCATTGTGGTGTTTTGTTTCTTGACGAATTACCGGAATTTAATCGCCATGTTCTGGAAACTTTAAGAGAACCTTTGGAATCTGGTCATATTTGTATTTCCAGAGCAGCTATACAAATGGAATTTCCAGCTCATTTTCAACTCATTGCCGCAATGAATCCTTGTCCTTGCGGTCAGTGGGGAAATCCTCAGGCTGACTGCTTGTGCAGCCCCGATCGCATCAGTCGTTATCTTGGTAAATTATCCGCGCCTTTACTGGATCGTATTGATATGCAAATTCATGTTTATCCCTTGTCAAAAGAAGAACTCATCAAGCCTAATGAACAAAAGGAAAATCAAAGTGCTGTCCTTAGAGAAAAAGTGGCAAGCATAAGAAAAACACAATGGTTGCGTCAGGATTGCCTGAATGCGCATTTAAGCGCTAAAGCTTGCGAACAACTTTGCTCACTTGGATCGCCTGAGCAGCAATTTCTAAGCAAGGCCATGGACAAACTCAAATTGTCTGCTCGCAGTTATCATCGCTTACTCAAAGTTGCCCGAACCATAGCCGATATGAAGCAACAAAACAGCGTGTCAGTTTCTCATCTGCAACAGGCCTTGTCATTTAAACAAGCCCTACAAGCACCCAAATAA
- a CDS encoding phosphomannomutase/phosphoglucomutase produces MYQQKSIHRSVFRAYDIRGIIDQDLNEDAYYAIGRAFSCLLADSQRDKALLARDGRLTSERLASALKQGLLDSGIDVVDLGAVATPVLYYATHTYGIDSGLMVTGSHNPSEYNGIKMVLAGRTLVQKDIDLLYELVCSERSMDGQGRAQDFNIIEEYKQRILSDIHLERPLKVVVDCGNGIAGAVIPHVIEQLGCTVIPLYCEVDGRFPNHHPDPTIEANLADLKKAVIEHQADLGLAFDGDADRLGVITNKAELIWPDRLMMLYAKDILKHQPKATIVFDVKCSSHLAKVIEAAGGKAKMCPTGHSIVKAVMKEEKAALAGEMSGHLFFKDRWYGFDDALYSACRLLEILSQSPQKVSEQFFDIPDSVNTPEIKIGISEALKFEFMQRFIQLAQFPEGKMLHIDGLRVEFANGWGLLRASNTTPCLVARFEANDQASLAEIQTLFRAQLQQVDSTLNIPF; encoded by the coding sequence ATGTATCAGCAGAAATCAATTCATCGCTCTGTGTTCAGAGCATACGATATTCGCGGTATTATAGATCAGGATTTAAATGAGGATGCCTATTACGCTATCGGACGGGCTTTTTCCTGTCTTTTGGCTGACAGTCAAAGAGACAAGGCTCTGTTGGCCCGCGATGGACGATTAACGAGCGAAAGGCTGGCCTCTGCTTTGAAACAAGGACTGCTTGACAGTGGCATTGATGTTGTTGATTTAGGTGCCGTAGCAACGCCTGTTCTGTATTATGCCACGCATACTTATGGAATTGATTCGGGATTGATGGTCACCGGCAGCCATAATCCCTCTGAATACAATGGCATTAAAATGGTTTTGGCGGGAAGGACTCTGGTGCAGAAGGACATTGATTTGCTCTATGAGTTGGTCTGTTCCGAAAGAAGCATGGATGGTCAAGGTAGGGCGCAGGATTTTAATATCATTGAAGAGTATAAGCAGCGAATTTTGTCGGATATTCATCTAGAACGTCCCTTGAAAGTGGTGGTCGATTGTGGTAATGGAATTGCCGGAGCGGTGATCCCTCATGTCATAGAGCAACTGGGGTGCACAGTGATTCCTTTGTATTGCGAGGTTGATGGCCGCTTTCCCAATCATCATCCTGACCCAACCATAGAAGCCAATTTAGCTGATTTGAAGAAAGCAGTCATTGAGCATCAAGCTGATCTTGGCCTTGCTTTTGACGGAGATGCGGACAGATTGGGTGTAATTACTAACAAGGCTGAGCTTATCTGGCCTGATCGTTTAATGATGTTATATGCCAAAGACATATTAAAGCATCAGCCTAAGGCAACCATTGTTTTTGATGTCAAATGTTCCAGCCATCTGGCAAAAGTCATTGAGGCTGCTGGAGGCAAAGCTAAAATGTGTCCGACGGGACATTCCATTGTCAAAGCCGTCATGAAAGAAGAGAAGGCAGCGCTTGCGGGTGAAATGAGTGGACATCTTTTCTTTAAAGACCGATGGTATGGTTTTGATGATGCTTTATACAGCGCTTGTCGCTTATTAGAAATCTTAAGCCAAAGTCCTCAAAAAGTCAGCGAACAATTTTTTGACATACCAGACAGTGTGAATACACCAGAAATAAAAATTGGTATTTCCGAGGCTCTGAAATTTGAATTTATGCAACGCTTTATTCAATTAGCACAGTTTCCCGAAGGGAAAATGCTTCATATTGATGGTCTGCGAGTAGAATTTGCCAACGGCTGGGGACTGTTAAGAGCATCGAATACAACGCCTTGTCTTGTGGCTCGCTTTGAAGCGAATGATCAGGCAAGTCTTGCAGAAATACAAACTTTATTCAGGGCTCAATTACAACAAGTGGACAGTACGCTCAATATTCCCTTTTAA
- the dut gene encoding dUTP diphosphatase produces MRQGIQLKILDSRIGKAIPLPQYATTGSAGLDLRACLDDSLQIAPQETVLLPTGLAIHIADPNLAAVILPRSGLGHKHGIVLGNLVGLIDSDYQGELKVSCWNRSQEHFTVQPGERIAQLVFLPVVQADFEIVESFADSQRGENGFGSSGRV; encoded by the coding sequence ATGCGGCAGGGCATTCAGTTAAAAATACTTGATTCACGTATCGGTAAGGCCATTCCTTTGCCCCAATATGCAACCACCGGTTCTGCCGGTCTTGATTTACGGGCCTGTTTGGATGACTCACTTCAGATAGCACCACAAGAGACGGTGTTGTTGCCTACCGGACTTGCTATTCATATTGCTGACCCCAACCTGGCTGCTGTGATTCTGCCACGTTCCGGTCTTGGTCACAAACATGGCATTGTCCTGGGTAATTTGGTAGGACTTATTGACTCGGATTATCAGGGAGAATTGAAAGTCTCTTGCTGGAATCGAAGTCAGGAGCATTTTACCGTTCAGCCTGGAGAGCGTATTGCACAATTGGTTTTTCTGCCCGTGGTCCAGGCCGATTTTGAGATAGTTGAGTCTTTTGCGGATAGTCAGCGCGGTGAAAATGGATTTGGTAGTTCTGGGAGAGTATAG
- the coaBC gene encoding bifunctional phosphopantothenoylcysteine decarboxylase/phosphopantothenate--cysteine ligase CoaBC, which translates to MQDFRNKKVLVGVCGGIAAYKSAFLVRELTRAGAEVRVVMTKSAQEFITPLTFQALSGHDVRCALFDAQAERAMGHIELARWADYLLIAPATANVLAKMAQGIADDLLSTLYLVAEIPVIVCPAMNRSMWAHPSTRLNCEQLLSRGVIFMGPGEGSQACGDEGLGRLSELEHILNALRLCNVSQLLTGQQVLITAGPTREPVDPVRYLTNRSSGKMGYALAQAAAIAGAEVVLISGPSEQLPPEHVKLIPVETAQNMYEAVMEHLQSGMIFIGAAAVADYHCVQPANEKMKKSQRSSMSLEFALNPDILAEVAASGKAFTVGFAAETEHVLTYARKKLKQKKLDMIIANQVGENLGFDRDENKVTVLTPKNQIELPEEHKVRIAGKIIAIIAASLQNDA; encoded by the coding sequence ATGCAAGATTTTCGCAATAAAAAAGTTTTGGTTGGTGTTTGTGGTGGCATAGCAGCTTATAAATCCGCCTTTCTTGTTCGTGAACTGACACGTGCAGGCGCTGAAGTTCGCGTGGTCATGACAAAATCGGCGCAGGAGTTTATTACTCCCCTGACCTTCCAGGCTCTGAGTGGACATGATGTGCGTTGTGCGTTGTTTGATGCGCAGGCTGAGCGGGCCATGGGGCATATTGAACTGGCACGCTGGGCTGATTATTTGCTGATTGCCCCTGCAACAGCCAACGTTCTGGCAAAAATGGCTCAGGGCATTGCTGATGATTTATTATCCACATTATATCTTGTGGCAGAAATACCGGTGATTGTTTGTCCGGCGATGAATCGCAGCATGTGGGCTCATCCATCGACACGTCTTAATTGTGAGCAGCTGCTTAGTCGAGGAGTGATTTTCATGGGACCAGGAGAAGGTTCGCAGGCTTGTGGAGATGAGGGATTAGGGCGGCTGAGTGAGCTGGAGCACATTCTTAATGCTTTGCGTCTTTGCAATGTTAGCCAGCTACTTACAGGACAGCAGGTGTTAATTACGGCAGGTCCTACACGAGAGCCTGTTGATCCGGTCCGTTATTTAACCAACCGAAGTTCTGGAAAAATGGGTTATGCATTGGCTCAAGCTGCGGCTATTGCTGGAGCAGAGGTCGTTTTGATCAGTGGGCCAAGCGAACAATTACCTCCAGAACATGTCAAGTTGATACCCGTTGAAACAGCGCAGAATATGTATGAAGCAGTTATGGAGCATTTGCAATCGGGTATGATATTTATTGGCGCGGCAGCTGTTGCTGATTATCATTGCGTACAGCCAGCCAATGAAAAAATGAAAAAAAGCCAACGCTCATCGATGTCGCTTGAGTTTGCCCTAAATCCAGACATTCTTGCGGAGGTTGCTGCCTCCGGTAAAGCTTTTACGGTGGGCTTTGCGGCTGAAACAGAACATGTTTTAACCTATGCCAGAAAAAAACTTAAGCAAAAGAAACTCGATATGATCATCGCCAATCAAGTAGGTGAAAATTTGGGATTTGATCGGGATGAAAATAAAGTTACCGTACTCACTCCAAAGAATCAAATTGAATTGCCTGAAGAACATAAAGTTCGAATTGCAGGAAAAATTATTGCAATCATTGCCGCATCTTTGCAAAATGACGCATAA